The Penicillium psychrofluorescens genome assembly, chromosome: 2 nucleotide sequence TGGTCGCTGAGCTCGGACGAGGTCGTCGGCGTGGGAAGGCTACCGGCCGCGATGGCGCGGCGGAGCGAGAGGAGGGGATCCTGAGACGCAGCATCGGAAGCCATCGTGGAGACGAGGATTGGCGATGGCCCTGGAGCAGAGGCTGCAATGAAGGTGGTTGGGGGGTGCAGCTTCTGCTGTTGAGGGTTGCGCGAATGGCACCTTCTCGGCGAATCGCAGTGAATGAAACGGGAGATTTGATCACGTGATCCGTCCTCGATCTATACGGGCATTCACTTCTTTGACGCCCGAGTTGTCGTTGGTCTTAGTGAGTTTCATGTGAGACTGCTGCTATTTACTATCTCTCACATTGAAGCTTAATCTGTCTCATTGACCAGCTGTAGTACTTCATAACACCACCTCAAACGACCAGGCGCACCCCAGTGCTGATATACCGCCACATCCAGCTCCACGCACCAAAAAATGCCGTGATGCCCGTGAAGAGAATGAGAGTTCCATACTCAGTGCCAAATCCAGTATCACTATGGCCATGACCAGCAGTAAGAGAGCCCTTTTGGATCAGCGCCGTGCTCAGTGGTCCACTGATAACATTCCCAATGCCCCGGCCCCCAGCCAGAAGGCCAAAGACCAATCCTGTCTCCAAGGATGGTGAAGAATCACGCTTGATCTGGGTAATGACACCAGACCAGGTAGAGCTGAACCCGCCGGCGAAAAAGCCATAACAAATGGAGAACGTGATGAGGAGGCCCATCGCTGTTTGCGATGAACCAGGGTCCTCAGACCCTGCCATGCCCCAGAAGAGTATCACAGACAGAGCCGACCCCACAGATGACAGAAGCATAATGTTTGTTACAGAGAAGCGATCGCAGAGCATCCCCACTGCAATACCGCCGGCAACGGACGTCGCGTTGAAGAGCGACACGAGCAATGTGCCAGTCGTCTGGGACAGACCGACTGTAGCAGTGGAGTAAGAAGGGAGATATGTCGCGGGCAGGAAGTATCCGAAGCTCTGGATGACATTTCCTGCTTGTAACATCCAGAAAGTGGTCAGTTTCAAGAAGCTGAGGTCCAGGGGACGGGCGGACGCAGATGGCGAGACTGGTATCCGCGGCTTCATGAATGGCAAAGCCATGAGTGAAGTCACTAACTGGACGGAATGTCAGCTTGAATATATTGTAATGCCATGTATCATCATACCGCGGTGACAGTCCATGCCCTCAGTGTAGTTTTCGAACCAAAATTGTCCAGACAAGCACTGGCAACGAAGGGCATCGCCACCCCAGAAAGACTCTTTGCAGCCCACATGACCCCAAGCGCGAGGCCTTTCCGGCGCACAAACCATTGATCGAGATAAAGTGATGACGGGCTGAACATGAGcgcattgccaatggcgCACATAACACCCTGAGTAGCGATTAAATGCCACACCTCAGTGGCGAAGGAGGAAAGCAATGACCCGAGAACGGTGATAACAATACCCGCGGGAGCACAGTAGTACTGAAGACGCGGATACCGAGTCAACAGCGTGAAAGTGACGGGGGAGAGCAGATATATGACGCCCTAGTCTGGAGATCAGAATATGTCTTGATCTGGAGAAATTCTTTGCATACAGTAGAGGTAGTTCCCACTGCCGCCAGGTCGCCTTTGCTTCCTTCTAGCACGTCATGGGTGTAGTAGTATTCCTGAAAGACACCAAAGGCAAGCGAGAAGCCTGCTTGCAGTTAGTAATTTGATTGGAACCACGAGGTCCTCTCAAGACACACCCCATACGGGCAATTGAATGAGACAAATCGAAGCCAGCATCAGCCAGGCAGCTTTGCCTCTGTCAGCTGGCGCTAATGCGGGCTGTTCGATCTCGGGAGTCATTTCATGAAATGATCGGCCGGATGAGATGTCACCCAGAGACAAAGAATCGGTTTCTGAAGCACTCATAGTGAATGAGATGGGCTCAGCACTGGCCGTGAGCGTTCAATGTTGGCATtgaaagggaagaagaaaattCAAAGAAGGTTCTGATCGACCCCTCTTATCGCCGAGTTTGACTCATCGACCATGACCTCATATACAACAAATCAATCACTTAACTGGTGGAAAGGAAATACGCATTGCAAAGTCTCTATGATAAAATAATGCCTTTCATTGATCCTAAACAATTCGAAATACAGTAAATCAACCATCATTGCCGAAAAAGAGCATGCGATCACTTTCCTAGTTGGAAGTATGTAAACTCCTTCCGTTTTACGCCTTGCCGCTCGCCGCTTTTAGTAAAGGGGTTTGTTACTATATTATTTTAGTATCTTGCAGATACACTCTTTCCGAACAGCGACATCTTTTGTTTTGGATATACACTAGTTCGCTGTTGAAGATGTGGAGTAATCCCCTCCCGCTCACGGAGTATGTATTCGCGCAGATGTTGGGGTCGTAGCTTGATTTCTAATCACAAATGAATATCTAGTTAGTTCATTAAGTTACTGTGTCAATATGGCAAGATCCCCATCCTTGGCCTGTCGCAAGGTCGTGAGTCTCGCCTACTCGGTCTCTATGTGTACATttgaagctgctgggccaCTTTCCGTATCTAGAGTATCAAAGCAGACACTGTCCGTCACTCAATGTTGTGAATCGATCTTTCTGTTCGTAAAGATTAGTGACAGTAGAAGTTGGCAGAGTATTCGATTAGTATCTGGATTGATAAATAATGGACAAAAACTTCTTTTCCATCATCCTACTCGATGAAGCCAAATCGTTTGTCCTCGTTAAACAACTTAACTTTGCCGCACTTTTTTGCTGTCGCCGATGCCAAGTGAACGCAAATTGCgagaggaaaaaaaaaaggcccaGCAATTGTGATTACAAAAGGCGTTCGCAGCTTCCTAAGAGAGGTATGTCAAGATAGGTTTTCGAATAACTAATAACTAATGCTTGTTTAGGCAAAATAAAGCTTTTAGCACACATATTATTAGATTGATGGAATCTCATTGGCCTTTGTtatgtcttttttctccttccaatATTTGCACCGCTCCTCAATTCTTACAACTTCTTGTTTAAGTCCTATCTGCTGCGTTTCTTAAGTTTCTCAAGTTTCATATTGAAACGATGCTCACTAATTTTTCGACCTTTGGTATGCATGATCTTTCAAACGAAAATATTTCAGATGGCCGAATTTTGTCCCATTCGACATAGTCATACATGACAGCTGTGCAAGATATAGAGTGAAAGCACCGTGTAGAGCTGTCTGTCCATCGCTGGGGGTTAAGGCACTGTGTGTATTTATCCAGGGGGGGGCGCCTTCTGCTGCCTGTTTTGACGAAAAATCCAGCCCTATTTGCGAAGAAAATCAGTAAGCTTAGCGAGCAAAAATCTGTATGATGTATTTCAAAATCCAAGGACATTATGATCCACTTACAGTCTTGGACTTTCTGGTAGATAATTCCTCGCGCGGGCTTCCAAAATAACATCAGATCTTCACCTGGCTGGGGTTTAGAAAAATCGACCTCAAATATCTGAAGCCCCGTTTTCTCGATGTTCGATTCCTCTTGGTTGGAAGGTTTTTTCTTCTGGGTATTAGTGAAGGCAATGTATTCCCGGGTTCGGACCCGAACAGCATTCAGCCATTCAAGTTGTTCTTCGTCGTCAAAAAAGGCCTTCGACACGATCTTGCCGATGAAGAACCAGAACGGCCAAGGTTTGTTGAAACTGTACGGAACTCCCGCAATAGACTGCATGATCAAGTCCAGTCTCCTGTCAGAAAGTCTTGGGCAGATTATCAGCACCGTGGCTAGCCATTCAAAACCCAAAATAGAGAAGATGTAGAATGATCAGCTTGGATGACACTCACTGAACAACAACATGGCTAATGTCTGCCACCGGGAAGGTCTTATATCGGTCTTCAACCGCCATGTTGACTAAAGGGACTGGGACGGTGATGGCTTTGGAATCTGGGAGAGTCTCATCCATGACTGGCTGCTAAGTTCCAGAATCTTAGTTGCAATAGGATCTAGATAATATATGATAAAGTTCGATGATACGTTCAAGCAACTGGTAAGAAAAAGTGGCCCGAATGATCGTCAAGGGAGTATGCGACCGGAACATGATTTGTTTTGTGATCAGGTAATCCCCGAACCTCAGCGTGATAGAACTAATTATGAAGTCAATTGTTTTCCTTTGTCAGCAACTCTATTATTTACCCCTATCACGACTAGTAGTTATAGGGATAAATTCTTTTTCTAGCTATCGAAGCCTATTTTGATCTATAGTCTAGCTATTGTCGCTAATTCCAATTCTCAAATCGTTAGGTAGGTCGTTATACTAAGCTTTGTAGCAGGTATTTCTCATCTAGCTAAAAGACTAAGACGGGTACGCGAGTCACGCCTATATATACATAATATGAAGCTAAACGTCGCTCCCCTACTACAGCGACGAAGGCCGACGTATCTATAGATTAGATTTGCTCCTCGATAAGTCTCTATGATATCGATACTATACCTATCTAAGGGTTTCTCGCGCGGTAGATACTATTATCGAGGGTTATATACTCTTTTACTATCGAAGAACAACGGGACAATTACTATTCTTATAGATTAGGCGAAGCTCTAGAAATGAGATATAAGAGCCAACCTCTAGGACTATCACTTCTAAGAAGTCTTAGGTAGTAGACATAAGCAAGGGAACTAGCTACCTTCCCAAGGACGATAAGCTCCTAATTGAGCTCAGAGAAGAACAGAATCTGGCTTGGTTACAGTAGAGATGACGAGACGGTTTGCACAAAAATTCCCTGGGAGGGGGGTACACGGTTCATACAGCTGTACTAGAGCACGACGCTCGAGAAAAAGCGGCTATCTGTAGAGGAAATCGTATAGGAAATATCATCCTTATGAATACCAAGGCATTCCTTCCATTTTATATTCGCATTAAAATGTACAACCACAGCATTCGACAACCGTTACGCGCTATGCGATCGAATCACTGTTCGGAAACCAACATGTTGAGCATGCAAATGGCCATGCAAATGGCATAGTACGCCGCTAAAGAGATCATTGGTCAGTACATTCGTCCACCTAGATTAATTAATTTCCACGCACCTGCCCTCTGGCAGGCTTGACCGCTACGCTATTATCACTTAAAACCCAACTAATCCCCCCAGTTCCTTCCCTTTTGCCTTCGACCAGACTTTTCTACACTTTTATCAGCAAATCATAATTCCAACCGGAATGTCTTATTATTCGCTCGAGGATACAATCAATCATTTTTTTTCTGGAAGTACCGTCACGCGGGAGGAATGCGACCGAACTGCTGCTGAGATTACTGGTGAAGCTGTGGGGCCAGTTTGGCTTCAAG carries:
- a CDS encoding uncharacterized protein (ID:PFLUO_003926-T1.cds;~source:funannotate), which translates into the protein MSASETDSLSLGDISSGRSFHEMTPEIEQPALAPADRGKAAWLMLASICLIQLPVWGFSLAFGVFQEYYYTHDVLEGSKGDLAAVGTTSTGVIYLLSPVTFTLLTRYPRLQYYCAPAGIVITVLGSLLSSFATEVWHLIATQGVMCAIGNALMFSPSSLYLDQWFVRRKGLALGVMWAAKSLSGVAMPFVASACLDNFGSKTTLRAWTVTALVTSLMALPFMKPRIPVSPSASARPLDLSFLKLTTFWMLQAGNVIQSFGYFLPATYLPSYSTATVGLSQTTGTLLVSLFNATSVAGGIAVGMLCDRFSVTNIMLLSSVGSALSVILFWGMAGSEDPGSSQTAMGLLITFSICYGFFAGGFSSTWSGVITQIKRDSSPSLETGLVFGLLAGGRGIGNVISGPLSTALIQKGSLTAGHGHSDTGFGTEYGTLILFTGITAFFGAWSWMWRYISTGVRLVV